A genomic segment from Zerene cesonia ecotype Mississippi chromosome 5, Zerene_cesonia_1.1, whole genome shotgun sequence encodes:
- the LOC119840221 gene encoding serine protease inhibitor swm-1 — MTCGPDQIFKSCQPCEKTCSSPTTCTGACITGCFCKEEYYRAPDGTCVKLQDCPTAEITLSDANEPSIEECQADEVYVGCGWCERTCSDPNPTCPSYLCTRGCLCKPPLLRHHSGHCVEAKDCLPRKCTKPNEEYTCRYGCEPRCKEHYCIRPRRCLLGCHCKLGLLRDQNGNCVTYENCTMTTTTTLPINI; from the exons ATGACATGTGGTCCAGACCAGATATTCAAGTCATGTCAGCCTTGCGAGAAGACCTGCTCAAGTCCTACAACCTGTACAGGTGCCTGTATAACGGGTTGCTTCTGTAAAGAGGAGTATTACAGGGCCCCGGATGGAACTTGTGTGAAGTTACAAGACTGTCCCACAG CCGAAATAACCCTCAGCGATGCGAACGAGCCCTCAATAGAAGAGTGTCAGGCTGACGAAGTATACGTGGGTTGTGGGTGGTGCGAACGGACTTGCTCTGACCCCAATCCCACGTGTCCGTCATACTTGTGTACACGTGGGTGTCTCTGCAAGCCACCGCTGTTGCGCCACCATAGCGGCCATTGCGTGGAGGCTAAAGACTGCTTGCCAc gAAAATGCACAAAACCCAATGAGGAATATACATGTAGGTATGGCTGTGAGCCGCGTTGTAAAGAACACTATTGTATTCGCCCGCGTCGCTGTCTGCTTGGCTGTCATTGCAAGCTTGGATTGCTTCGGGATCAAAATGGAAACTGTGTTACTTATGAAAATTGTACTATGACTACTACCACGACCCTGCCTATAAATATCTAG
- the LOC119840285 gene encoding N6-adenosine-methyltransferase non-catalytic subunit, translating into MSEKLKELRERSQKRKKLLAQTLGVSSVSELRHALGASLDVLPKKQAISGFSADGNEKPSPKEQDSLVYTDSSTFLKGTQSSNPHNDYCQHFVDTGQRPQNFIRDVGLADRFEEYPKLRELIKLKDELIARTAAPPMYLKCDLKTFDLKSMGVKFDVILVEPPLGAGWRWKDVLDLELHHIAQPRSFVFLWCGSSEGLDMGRECLKKWGFRRCEDICWIKTNIKNPGHSKNLEHNAVFQRTKEHCLMGIKGTVRRSVDGDFIHANVDIDLIISEDPEFGSTEKPIEIFHIMEHFCLGRRRVHLFGRDSTIRPGWVTIGHELTNSNFNAELYAGNFADGRETTGCTERIEALRPKSPPAGGKGARPRPRAAFRARPRLPR; encoded by the exons ATGAGCGAAAAACTAAAAGAACTTCGTGAAAGATCACAGAAACGAAAGAAACTCCTTGCACAAACG cttgGTGTATCCAGTGTCAGTGAACTGAGGCATGCATTAGGCGCAAGTTTAGATGTATTGCCCAAAAAACAGGCTATATCCGGTTTCAGTGCTGATGGAAATGAGAAACCAAGTCCCAAGGAACAGGACAGCTTAGTGTACACTGATTCGTCTACATTTTTAAAG GGAACACAATCGTCAAACCCCCACAATGACTATTGTCAGCACTTTGTGGACACTGGTCAGAGGCCACAGAACTTTATAAGGGACGTGGGGCTAGCAGACAGGTTTGAGGAGTACCCCAAATTGCGGGAGCTGATTAAGTTGAAGGATGAGCTGATAGCTCGAACGGCAGCACCACCTATGTATCTAAAGTGTGATCTCAAG ACATTTGATCTAAAGTCAATGGGTGTTAAGTTTGATGTGATACTAGTAGAGCCACCGCTCGGAGCTGGCTGGAGGTGGAAGGATGTACTGGATCTGGAGTTGCATCACATTGCACAGCCTCGCTCGTTTGTATTCCTTTGGTGTGGAAGCTCGGAAG GTTTAGACATGGGCCGTGAATGTTTAAAGAAGTGGGGCTTTAGAAGGTGTGAGGATATTTGCTGGATCAAAACTAACATCAAAAATCCGGGGCATTCGAAGAACTTGGAACATAATGCAGTGTTTCAGAGAACTAAAGAGCATTGCTTGATGG GCATAAAGGGAACAGTGCGAAGATCAGTGGATGGCGACTTCATTCATGCAAATGTTGATATTGACTTGATCATATCAGAAGATCCTGAATTTGGCAGCACGGAGAAACCAATAGAAATATTCCACATAATGGAACACTTCTGCTTGGGGAGGAGAcg GGTGCATCTGTTCGGGCGCGACTCGACGATCCGGCCCGGCTGGGTGACCATCGGCCACGAGCTGACCAACTCCAACTTCAACGCGGAGCTGTACGCGGGCAACTTCGCGGACGGGCGCGAGACCACCGGCTGCACCGAGCGCATCGAGGCGCTGCGCCCCAAGAGCCCGCCCGCCGGCGGCAAGGGCGCGCGCCCCCGCCCGCGCGCCGCCTTCCGCGCGCGGCCCCGCCTGCCGCGGTAG